In a single window of the Antedon mediterranea chromosome 1, ecAntMedi1.1, whole genome shotgun sequence genome:
- the LOC140045285 gene encoding uncharacterized protein isoform X1: protein MANLHRVRDALVAAYISDVLDEEEFIMLYSMNSPSNPDFQYKSDEYQFNLDKFNDDECNSYFRFQKNDIYRLKHALGVPPTVILENKSKIDGLEALCITLQRYAYPCRYGDLIKDYGRSVPQLYLAFKWMTNYIFDIHRHRISSLDQPWLSPQHLQEFAEATHTKGAALRNCWGFVDGTVRPICRPNQHQQVMYNGHKRIHAMKFQSVTAPNGLIAHLYGPVEGRRHDAFLLRESGLLTELEARSHDPQGNVLCVYGDPAYPLRPQLQAPFPTVRITPEQVAFNAAMSKVRISVEWLFVDIVNIFKFTDYKKSQKVQLSACGKMYIVSGILTNAHTCVYKNNTSAYFELEPPSLEEYFQ, encoded by the exons ATGGCGAACCTACATAGGGTACGAGATGCTCTTGTTGCTGCCTATATATCAGATGTTCTGGACGAGGAAGAATTCATTATGTTGTATAGTATGAATTCCCCAAGTAATCCTGATTTTCAGTATAAAAGTGATGAATATCAATTCAACTTGGATAAATTCAACGATGATGAATGCAACAGCTATTTCAG ATTCCAGAAAAATGATATCTACCGGCTGAAACATGCTTTGGGGGTGCCACCAACTGTAATTCTGGAGAATAAGTCGAAAATTGATGGACTTGAGGCTTTGTGCATCACACTCCAAAGGTATGCATATCCTTGTAGATATGGAGATCTTATCAAGGACTATGGACGTTCAGTACCACAGCTTTACTTGGCGTTTAAGTGGATGACCAACTACATCTTCGACATCCATAGACATCGGATCTCATCCTTAGATCAGCCATGGTTATCCCCACAACATTTACAGGAATTTGCTGAGGCAACACACACAAAGGGTGCTGCTTTGAGGAACTGTTGGGGGTTCGTTGATGGAACCGTAAGGCCAATATGCCGACCAAATCAGCATCAACAAGTTATGTATAATGGTCACAAAAGAATCCATGCCATGAAATTCCAGTCAGTGACAGCTCCCAATGGCCTCATAGCTCACCTATATGGACCTGTGGAAGGGAGGAGACATGATGCATTTCTCCTTCGTGAATCGGGTCTGTTGACAGAGCTTGAGGCCAGATCACATGATCCACAGGGAAATGTATTGTGCGTGTATGGTGATCCTGCGTACCCATTGCGCCCACAATTGCAAGCACCTTTCCCGACGGTACGGATAACACCAGAACAAGTGGCCTTCAACGCGGCAATGTCCAAAGTCAGAATTAGCGTTGAATGGCTATTTGTTgacattgtaaatatatttaaatttacagaCTATAAGAAGTCTCAGAAAGTGCAATTGAGTGCATGTGGCAAAATGTACATTGTTTCTGGAATACTTACAAATGCACATACATGTGTGTATAAGAACAATACATCTGCCTATTTTGAACTTGAACCGCCATCGCTGGAAGAATATTTTCaatga
- the LOC140045285 gene encoding uncharacterized protein isoform X2 → MQQLFQKNDIYRLKHALGVPPTVILENKSKIDGLEALCITLQRYAYPCRYGDLIKDYGRSVPQLYLAFKWMTNYIFDIHRHRISSLDQPWLSPQHLQEFAEATHTKGAALRNCWGFVDGTVRPICRPNQHQQVMYNGHKRIHAMKFQSVTAPNGLIAHLYGPVEGRRHDAFLLRESGLLTELEARSHDPQGNVLCVYGDPAYPLRPQLQAPFPTVRITPEQVAFNAAMSKVRISVEWLFVDIVNIFKFTDYKKSQKVQLSACGKMYIVSGILTNAHTCVYKNNTSAYFELEPPSLEEYFQ, encoded by the exons ATGCAACAGCTATTTCAG AAAAATGATATCTACCGGCTGAAACATGCTTTGGGGGTGCCACCAACTGTAATTCTGGAGAATAAGTCGAAAATTGATGGACTTGAGGCTTTGTGCATCACACTCCAAAGGTATGCATATCCTTGTAGATATGGAGATCTTATCAAGGACTATGGACGTTCAGTACCACAGCTTTACTTGGCGTTTAAGTGGATGACCAACTACATCTTCGACATCCATAGACATCGGATCTCATCCTTAGATCAGCCATGGTTATCCCCACAACATTTACAGGAATTTGCTGAGGCAACACACACAAAGGGTGCTGCTTTGAGGAACTGTTGGGGGTTCGTTGATGGAACCGTAAGGCCAATATGCCGACCAAATCAGCATCAACAAGTTATGTATAATGGTCACAAAAGAATCCATGCCATGAAATTCCAGTCAGTGACAGCTCCCAATGGCCTCATAGCTCACCTATATGGACCTGTGGAAGGGAGGAGACATGATGCATTTCTCCTTCGTGAATCGGGTCTGTTGACAGAGCTTGAGGCCAGATCACATGATCCACAGGGAAATGTATTGTGCGTGTATGGTGATCCTGCGTACCCATTGCGCCCACAATTGCAAGCACCTTTCCCGACGGTACGGATAACACCAGAACAAGTGGCCTTCAACGCGGCAATGTCCAAAGTCAGAATTAGCGTTGAATGGCTATTTGTTgacattgtaaatatatttaaatttacagaCTATAAGAAGTCTCAGAAAGTGCAATTGAGTGCATGTGGCAAAATGTACATTGTTTCTGGAATACTTACAAATGCACATACATGTGTGTATAAGAACAATACATCTGCCTATTTTGAACTTGAACCGCCATCGCTGGAAGAATATTTTCaatga
- the LOC140045303 gene encoding uncharacterized protein: protein MRRNLRLAVPLNFRTVVRRNSVLSETNIQLCILIRRTRWKQYRHSMIWDNQKDQILIGEVILARPFQSKKGTTERGKAWQAVADAMKAREYKVDRRAVRDRISNLMDKVKGKNNKEKAASGIAVEETDEEKQIRESIEEFIQEEEDIEMLPKERGDEEKKKADGAEMRKRACETFGETRKRLDVESNTPKRRNSGNDTIGIIKKKMEIDQQLRREEMERKKEEEERRRAEERGRERRFEAFQQQQLQQQQQM from the exons ATGCGCAGAAATTTGAGACTCGCCGTACCGCTAAATTTCAGAACGGTAGTGAGAAGAAATAGCGTCCTGTCTGAAACGAACATTCAGCTGTGTATTTTAATACGAAGGACACGATGGAAGCAGTATCGTCATAG catGATCTGGGACAACCAAAAGGATCAGATCCTAATAGGAGAAGTAATCTTGGCTAGACCTTTTCAGTCTAAGAAGGGCACAACTGAGCGGGGAAAGGCATGGCAGGCTGTTGCTGATGCAATGAAGGCCCGTGAATACAAAGTTGACAGGCGGGCAGTGCGAGATCGCATATCTAATTTGATGGATAAGGTGAAAGGaaaaaataacaaagaaaagGCAGCCAGTGGAATTGCAGTGGAGGAGACAGATGAGGAAAAGCAAATAAGGGAAAGTATTGAAGAATTCATCCAAGAAGAGGAGGATATAGAAATGTTACCAAAGGAAAGAGGAGATGAAGAGAAGAAAAAGGCTGATGGTGCAGAAATGAGAAAACGTGCATGTGAAACATTTGGAGAAACGCGGAAAAG gctTGATGTTGAAAGTAACACACCAAAAAGAAGGAATAGTGGGAATGACACAATCggtatcattaaaaaaaaaatggagatagatcagcaactTCGAAGGGAAGAGATGGAGAGAAAAAAAGAGGAAGAAGAACGAAGGAGGGCAGAAGAAAGAGGAAGGGAAAGACGATTTGAGGCCTTCCAACAGCAACAactgcaacaacaacaacaaatgtaG
- the LOC140045311 gene encoding uncharacterized protein, protein MRIHTGETPYECEHCGKKFNQNENLRRHMRIHTGETPYECEHCEKKFNQIAYLRSHMRIHTGETPYECEHCGKKFKQNGSLKKHLRIHTGETPYECEHCGKKFKQNENLRKHMRIHTGETPYECEHCGKKFNQNENLRRHMRIHTGETPYECEHCEKKFNQIAYLRSHMRIHTGETPYECEHCGKKFKQNGSLKKHLRIHTGETPYECKHCGKKFKQNENLRKHMRIHTGETPYECEHCGKKFKQNGSLKKHLRIHTGETPYECEHCGKKFKHKVNLRSHLRIHTGETPYECEHCGKKFKQNGSLKKHLRIHTGETPYECEHCGKKFKQNENLRKHMRIHTGETPYECEHCGKKFKHKVNLRSHLRMHTGETPYECEHCGKKFKHKGNLRSHLRIHTGETPYECEHCGKKFKQNGNFKKQMRIHTGETPYECEHCGKKFNQNVNLRRHMRIHTGETPYECEHCGKKFKQNENLRKHMRIHTGETPYECEHCGKKFKHKGNLKTHMRIHTGETPYECEHCGKKFKHNGNFKKHLRIHTGETPYECEHCGKKFKQNGNFKKHLRIHTGETPYECEHCGKKFKHKVNLKTHMRIHTGETPYECENCGKKFNQNENLRRHMRIHTGETPYECEHCGKKFKQKWNLRSHLRKHIGETPYECEHCGKKFKQNENLRKHMRIHTGETPYECEHCGKKFKQNGSLKKHLRIHTGETPYECEHCGKKFKHKVNLRSHLRIHTGETPYECEHCGKKFKQNGSLKKHLRIHTGETPYECEHCGKKFKQNENLRKHMRIHTGETPYECEHCGKKFKHKVNLRSHLRMHTGETPYECEHCGKKFKHKGNLRSHLRIHTGETPYECEHCGKKFKQNGNFKKHMRIHTGETPYECEHCGKKFNQNVNLRRHMRIHTGETPYECEHCGKKFKQNENLRKHMRIHTGETPYECEHCGKKFKHKGNLKTHMRIHTGETPYECEHCGKKFKHNGNFKKHLRIHTGETPYECEHCGKKFKQNGNFKKHLRIHTGETPYECEHCGKKFKHKVNLKTHMRIHTGETPYECEHCGKKFNQNENLRRHMRIHTGETPYECEHCGKKFKQKWNLRSHLRKHIGETPYECEHCGKKFKQNVHVKAHMRVHTGRKLKNHSGRRRHLRVHTRETS, encoded by the coding sequence atgagaatacacacaggagagacaccatatgaatgtgaacattgtggaaagaaattcaaccagaatgaaaatttaagaagacatatgagaatacacacaggagagacaccatatgaatgtgaacattgtgagaagaaattcaaccagattgcATATTTGAGAAgccatatgagaatacacacaggagagacaccatatgaatgtgaacattgtgggaagaaattcaaacagaatgggagtttgaaaaaacatttgagaatacacacaggagagacaccatatgaatgtgaacattgtgggaagaaattcaaacagaatgaaaatttaagaaaacatatgagaatacacacaggagagacaccatatgaatgtgaacattgtggaaagaaattcaaccagaatgaaaatttaagaagacatatgagaatacacacaggagagacaccatatgaatgtgaacattgtgagaagaaattcaaccagattgcATATTTGAGAAgccatatgagaatacacacaggagagacaccatatgaatgtgaacattgtgggaagaaattcaaacagaatgggagtttgaaaaaacatttgagaatacacacaggagagacaccatatgaatgtaaacattgtgggaagaaattcaaacagaatgaaaatttaagaaaacatatgagaatacacacaggagagacaccatatgaatgtgaacattgtgggaagaaattcaaacagaatgggagtttgaaaaaacatttgagaatacacacaggagagacaccatatgaatgtgaacattgtgggaagaaatttaaacataaagtaAATTTGAGAAGCCATttgcgaatacacacaggagagacaccatatgaatgtgaacattgtgggaagaaattcaaacagaatgggagtttgaaaaaacatttgagaatacacacaggagagacaccatatgaatgtgaacattgtgggaagaaattcaaacagaatgaaaatttaagaaaacatatgagaatacacacaggagagacaccatatgaatgtgaacattgtggaaagaaatttaaacataaagtaAATTTGAGAAGCCATTTGCGAatgcacacaggagagacaccatatgaatgtgaacattgtgggaagaaattcaaacaTAAAGGGAATTTGAGAAGCCATttgcgaatacacacaggagagacaccatatgaatgtgaacattgtgggaagaaatttaaacagaatgggaattttaaaaaacaaatgagaatacacacaggagagacaccatatgaatgtgaacattgtggaaagaaattcaaccagaatgtaAATTTAAGaagacatatgagaatacacacaggagagacgccatatgaatgtgaacattgtggaaagaaattcaaacagaatgaaaatttaagaaaacatatgagaatacacacaggagagacaccatatgaatgtgaacattgtggaaagaaatttaaacataaagggAATTTGAAAACACacatgagaatacacacaggagagacaccatatgaatgtgaacattgtggaaagaaattcaaacataatgggaattttaaaaaacatttgagaatacacacaggagagacaccatatgaatgtgaacattgtgggaagaaattcaaacagaatgggaattttaaaaaacatttgagaatacacacaggagagacaccatatgaatgtgaacattgtgggaagaaatttaaacataaagtgaatttgaaaacacacatgagaatacacacaggagagacaccatatgaatgtgaaaattgtggaaagaaattcaaccagaatgaaaatttaagaagacatatgagaatacacacaggagagacaccatatgaatgtgaacattgtgggaagaaatttaaacaaaaatggaaTTTGAGAAGCCATTTGCGAAAGCACataggagagacaccatatgaatgtgaacattgtgggaagaaattcaaacagaatgaaaatttaagaaaacatatgagaatacacacaggagagacaccatatgaatgtgaacattgtgggaagaaattcaaacagaatgggagtttgaaaaaacatttgagaatacacacaggagagacaccatatgaatgtgaacattgtgggaagaaatttaaacataaagtaAATTTGAGAAGCCATttgcgaatacacacaggagagacaccatatgaatgtgaacattgtgggaagaaattcaaacagaatgggagtttgaaaaaacatttgagaatacacacaggagagacaccatatgaatgtgaacattgtgggaagaaattcaaacagaatgaaaatttaagaaaacatatgagaatacacacaggagagacaccatatgaatgtgaacattgtggaaagaaatttaaacataaagtaAATTTGAGAAGCCATTTGCGAatgcacacaggagagacaccatatgaatgtgaacattgtgggaagaaattcaaacaTAAAGGGAATTTGAGAAGCCATttgcgaatacacacaggagagacaccatatgaatgtgaacattgtgggaagaaatttaaacagaatgggaattttaaaaaacacatgagaatacacacaggagagacaccatatgaatgtgaacattgtggaaagaaattcaaccagaatgtaAATTTAAGaagacatatgagaatacacacaggagagacgccatatgaatgtgaacattgtggaaagaaattcaaacagaatgaaaatttaagaaaacatatgagaatacacacaggagagacaccatatgaatgtgaacattgtggaaagaaatttaaacataaagggAATTTGAAAACACacatgagaatacacacaggagagacaccatatgaatgtgaacattgtggaaagaaattcaaacataatgggaattttaaaaaacatttgagaatacacacaggagagacaccatatgaatgtgaacattgtgggaagaaattcaaacagaatgggaattttaaaaaacatttgagaatacacacaggagagacaccatatgaatgtgaacattgtgggaagaaatttaaacataaagtgaatttgaaaacacacatgagaatacacacaggagagacaccatatgaatgtgaacattgtggaaagaaattcaaccagaatgaaaatttaagaagacatatgagaatacacacaggagagacaccatatgaatgtgaacattgtgggaagaaatttaaacaaaaatggaaTTTGAGAAGCCATTTGCGAAAGCACataggagagacaccatatgaatgtgaacattgtgggaagaaattcaaacagAATGTGCACGTAAAAGCTCATATGAGAGTGCACACAGGaaggaaattaaaaaatcacaGTGGCCGGAGAAGacatttgagagtacacacaaGAGAGACATCTTAA